TGGGTAAACCTTCGAAGGCTGCTGTGAGCAAAAGAAGCGCGAGGGGCATGGCCAGCGCGCTGTACGGAAGAGCAAGAGCAAACAGGCTGTTGCCCAGATGAAAGTTGCGCGCCAATTCAAGAAGGGCCAAAAACAGCAACACATAAGGGAAAAGAGCAGCCGCGATCACGCCACTTCTGATGCTTCGCCGCCATCGCCGCGGAAGTTGGGCCAAAACGTAGGCCGCTGGCACAGCCAAAACCAGGGTTAGAACTGTTGAAGCACCAGCCACCACGGTGCTATTCAACAAATATCGCCAGAAGGGTGGATCGCTGGATAAGAGTTCGCGGTAATGAATCAACGTCCAGCGGTTCTGGAAGGGAATGGCTCCATTAACGAGGGCTTCCGAACTTGTAAAAGAGCTGATGAGTTGCCAAATCATCGGGGCCAGAGACCAGATCAGCAGCAACGTCACCAAGACGGCATGTCGACTGCTCACCCATGAACGTTTGCTGCTCATGGCTGCATCGCCCTCAGGGCGCCCGTCATCCGCAGCAGCAGTGCACCGAGCAAAATCAAAGCAGTCAGTAGTAAGAATCCACCGACCATGACGGTGGCGCTGTATCCAAAATCAAGAAAGCGCATCCCGTTCAGATAGGCATATAGAGCAAGGCTTTCCGTGCTTCCTGCTGGGCCTCCCCCGGTGAGCACTTGGATTAAATCGAAGACACCAAACGCCTGGGCCATTCTGAAAAGAAGGCTGAGCAGGATGTATGGCATTAACAGAGGAATGGTGACGCGCCTCAGGGCCTGGAATGCTGAGCCGCCTTCGAGACGAAAGGCGGCATACAGATCCTCTGGAATCGTTTGGAGACCGGCCAAGAGAATCAGCGTGATGAAGGGGGTTGTTTTCCAAACATCAGCAAGCACCGTCACGATCCAAGTCATGGCGGGGGTTGAAAGGAGATTGAGTGGCCCAAAACCAGCGGCTTCCGCTACTTGCTCGATGGGTCCATAGGGCGTGTTGAAAATCCAACGCCAGCCCAAGGCCATCATTGTTGTCGGAAGTGCCCAGGGCAAAAGCGAAAGAGCTCTTACGGCGCTGCGTCCTCGCCAGCGCTGGTCGAGGAGGAGAGCAATGGCGAGGGCCAGGATCAACTCCAGGCCAACGGAGACGATGGCAAATCTTGTGGTTTGACCTGCATCAAGCCAAAAGCGAGAGTCCGTGAGAAGACGCAACCAATTGGCACCCCCGTTGGGGACAGGTACTAAGCCTGTGAGGACGGAGTCGGCATGAAAACTCAGCCAGGCGTACCGAAGCATTGGCCAGCCAAAAACGACAGCCATTAACAACAACGCCGGGAAGGCAAGCAACACCGTCATGCTTCTGCCCCTGTCGCTTTAAGCAGCATGTCGCTTTTGGTTTGAACTCTGTTCATGGCAGCGGCTGAGGCGGCAGTTGCCGTGCCGACATCGCGATTGGTCTTCTCTGGTTCGGCAGTTAGCAGGCCATTCAGTTGGCGTTGAAGAAGATCACTGAGCTGGGCATAAAGCGGTGATGGTGGCCTTGAAACGGAGTACTCCAAAGCCTTCGCGATTTCAGGAAGGGCCGACGACACCGCGATGAGCTCTGGATCCCTAAACAAGCTTTTGCTGGTGGGGGTGTAGCCCTGGTTGAGGAACCGTTCACGCTGCGCAGCTTCAGAGGTGAGATATCGAATCGCTTCAACAGCGGCCTCTTGATGCGGTGACTGTTTGAGCAAGCTCAAACCCCAGCTGCCAACGGTGGCGGCAGGACTTTGATCGGGTTCCGCAACCATCAGTGCAATTCCAACGTTTCCCCGCACGTTGCTTTCGGGTTTTTGGAGCTCTGCCCAGGCATAGGGCCAGTTGCGCATGAATGCTGCATCCCCGGCTTTAAATGCCTGCAGCGATTCTGATTCCGAATAATTGATTACCGCTTTTGGACTGGCTCCAGTTGTGATCAGTGATTGCATCCAGGCGGCTGCACGAGCTGCCGACGTTGCGTCGAGTTCGAGTTGACCGGTGGCTGGGTTAAGCCACTGGCCTCCGAAGCCATGGAGCACTTCAACGAAGTTGCAACTCAATCCTTCGTATTGCCTTCCTTGCCAGACATAGCCATTGGTGACGCGCTTGGTTTGGACCAAATTGATGGCGATGTCGGACAGTTGCTCTGGAGTGGAGGGAGGCGAGTCCATCAGGTCGGTCCGCCAATACAAAACGCCAACATCAGCGCCAAGGGGCCATCGATAGAGCTGACCTTTGTGGTGATTGCCAAGGCGAGCGCCCAAGATCAATTGATCAAGAGCGGCTTGATCGAACCAGGGATCAAGGGGTTCGAGCCAACCTGCTTCGGCATATTTCGGCAGCCAGGTGACATCCATCAACAGGGCATCAAAGGGGGTGTCCCCCAGCAACAAACTGCTAATTGCGAGATCAGAAATCGACTCGGTTTCCAGGGGTCCACGGATGACCTCAAGGTGAATTGATCCGCGGTGCTCACGATTGAAGGCTTCGACCATTTGAGTACTTGCATCCGCATAGGGCGCAGGCATCAAAATTGAGACGGGTACAGGCTGTTTCTGGCCTGACCATGCCAGACAAGCCAGAACAAACAGCAGACCGATCAAGCCGCTGGCAATCCGGAAGCCTCGTCTCATTCGGGCGTCGTTGACGGCGGCTCGAAACCAGAAAGTTGTTCTTCAGCCCAGTCCTTCACGGTGTAATTCTCGACCGCAGTGCACATGCGCGTCATGCGATCGCGTTGTGCATCTGAATCCATGAACAGAGCCTTTTCAATGGCTTCATCCATCCGTTTGTTGGAATACGGGTTTGTGAGAACAGCGCCGTCGAGTACCACAGACGCTCCCGTGAATTCGGAAAGAACAAGAACTCCTCCACGGTTGCGTCGTGCTGCGGCGTATTCCTTAGCAACAAGATTGAGGCCGTCCCGTAAAGGGGTAATCCAACAAACATCGGCTTGACAGAACCAAGCCACCATTTCGTCGTAGGGAATTCTTCGCGTTGAAAAACGAATTGGAACCCAATCTATTTTGCTAAAACGACCATTAATTCGTCCTGCTATCTCTTCTATTGTGCGCTGAGTATCTTCGTAGATCTTCATCCCACTTGCTGCTGCAACGCAAGCCAACATCAGAACCACTTCGCCATGAAGGTCTTCACGACGTTCCAACAGCCTTTCAAAGGTAAGAAGAAGTGCTTCGTTGCCCTTGGTGTAGTCAACGCGACTGGCGGAGAGAATTAACTTGCGTCCTTTTTTTGTGTCTTGAACAATTAGTTCACCATGACTTTCAACAGAAGCACTCCAGCTGAGTTCTTGAATCACATCCGGTGAGGTGCCAACGGGTGAACTCAACAACTGAATGCGACGACCGTTGTGCTCCAGGTAACTCGTAACAGTCCCTTCAGAAAGTGCTGTCCCTACTGGAATGAACTTCGAATCAACCGGAACCTTTGGACCACGTTTTGCTCCCACGAGGGTGCTCGCTGCACGGGCAAAATTCTCGGTGTAACGCGGAATATGAAACCCGACAACATCGCAACAGAGCAAACTTTCTAAGATCTGTTCACGCCAGGGGAGAATCGCAAAAACATCATTGCTTGGGAATGGCGTGTGATGGAAAAAGGCTACTTTTAGATCAGGTCGACTACTTCTTATGTATCCAGGTACGAGCCAAAGGTTGTAATCGTGAACCCAAACAGTTGCTCCCTCTGCAGCTTCTTTGCAAGCGGCTTCAGCAAAACGACGATTAACTTCCTCAAAGATTCCCCAATCAGCATTGTTAACATTAAAATGCGTTGGAAAGGTATGAAGTATTGGCCAAAAACATTCCTTGGAAGTGATGTGATAAAAACTAGATATTTGATTGTCTTCTAAGGGAATCCTGCACAAAGTGAATGGCGCAGGATTCGTCATTTCAATACTTTCGTCCTCTGCATTGTCAACAGAATCAACGCGTCTCCAAGCAATCCATGTTCCATCTTCCTTGTTTCTAAATAAATTTCTAAGGGTTGGTATTATCCCGTTCGGACTTTTTTGATCGACCCAAGTTCTATTGCCTTCGCTATCTATTGATTCGTCAAAAGGTGTTCGGTGATAAAGGATTACGAAAGAACTACTGCCAATGCTCATT
The DNA window shown above is from Synechococcus sp. CC9902 and carries:
- the ggpS gene encoding glucosylglycerol-phosphate synthase; amino-acid sequence: MSIGSSSFVILYHRTPFDESIDSEGNRTWVDQKSPNGIIPTLRNLFRNKEDGTWIAWRRVDSVDNAEDESIEMTNPAPFTLCRIPLEDNQISSFYHITSKECFWPILHTFPTHFNVNNADWGIFEEVNRRFAEAACKEAAEGATVWVHDYNLWLVPGYIRSSRPDLKVAFFHHTPFPSNDVFAILPWREQILESLLCCDVVGFHIPRYTENFARAASTLVGAKRGPKVPVDSKFIPVGTALSEGTVTSYLEHNGRRIQLLSSPVGTSPDVIQELSWSASVESHGELIVQDTKKGRKLILSASRVDYTKGNEALLLTFERLLERREDLHGEVVLMLACVAAASGMKIYEDTQRTIEEIAGRINGRFSKIDWVPIRFSTRRIPYDEMVAWFCQADVCWITPLRDGLNLVAKEYAAARRNRGGVLVLSEFTGASVVLDGAVLTNPYSNKRMDEAIEKALFMDSDAQRDRMTRMCTAVENYTVKDWAEEQLSGFEPPSTTPE
- a CDS encoding carbohydrate ABC transporter permease, which gives rise to MSSKRSWVSSRHAVLVTLLLIWSLAPMIWQLISSFTSSEALVNGAIPFQNRWTLIHYRELLSSDPPFWRYLLNSTVVAGASTVLTLVLAVPAAYVLAQLPRRWRRSIRSGVIAAALFPYVLLFLALLELARNFHLGNSLFALALPYSALAMPLALLLLTAAFEGLPKDLDDAARLEGLTLGQRLRWVMLPLIAPASASTAILVFLFAWNEYPIALTWLSRSDLLTLPVAMARIAGSSIYSIPYGAYAAATVIGAIPLLLLVLLFQRQIVSGLTNGAIKG
- a CDS encoding carbohydrate ABC transporter permease — its product is MTVLLAFPALLLMAVVFGWPMLRYAWLSFHADSVLTGLVPVPNGGANWLRLLTDSRFWLDAGQTTRFAIVSVGLELILALAIALLLDQRWRGRSAVRALSLLPWALPTTMMALGWRWIFNTPYGPIEQVAEAAGFGPLNLLSTPAMTWIVTVLADVWKTTPFITLILLAGLQTIPEDLYAAFRLEGGSAFQALRRVTIPLLMPYILLSLLFRMAQAFGVFDLIQVLTGGGPAGSTESLALYAYLNGMRFLDFGYSATVMVGGFLLLTALILLGALLLRMTGALRAMQP
- a CDS encoding ABC transporter substrate-binding protein, which translates into the protein MRRGFRIASGLIGLLFVLACLAWSGQKQPVPVSILMPAPYADASTQMVEAFNREHRGSIHLEVIRGPLETESISDLAISSLLLGDTPFDALLMDVTWLPKYAEAGWLEPLDPWFDQAALDQLILGARLGNHHKGQLYRWPLGADVGVLYWRTDLMDSPPSTPEQLSDIAINLVQTKRVTNGYVWQGRQYEGLSCNFVEVLHGFGGQWLNPATGQLELDATSAARAAAWMQSLITTGASPKAVINYSESESLQAFKAGDAAFMRNWPYAWAELQKPESNVRGNVGIALMVAEPDQSPAATVGSWGLSLLKQSPHQEAAVEAIRYLTSEAAQRERFLNQGYTPTSKSLFRDPELIAVSSALPEIAKALEYSVSRPPSPLYAQLSDLLQRQLNGLLTAEPEKTNRDVGTATAASAAAMNRVQTKSDMLLKATGAEA